One genomic region from Mytilus trossulus isolate FHL-02 chromosome 9, PNRI_Mtr1.1.1.hap1, whole genome shotgun sequence encodes:
- the LOC134684156 gene encoding E3 ubiquitin ligase TRAF3IP2-like: MPQEHMLNRQGWCAHQYNEADFIIMCVSEQYKTEIDMYECESQIDDKELHIQFIYSLMLAELKQNGNKNSRVIPLLFKGCTEVNIPQWLEHTYVYTWPGQYRDLLWCLTKPHTRIKLQSQRNHSTSTSHVNGPHSI, translated from the exons ATGCCACAGGAGCATATGTTAAACAGACAAGGCTGGTGTGCTCATCAGTACAATGAG GCTGATTTCATTATTATGTGTGTGTCGGAGCAGTACAAAACAGAAATTGATATGTATGAATGTGAAAGTCAAATAGACGACAAGGAACTACACATTCAGTTTATTTATAGCCTCATGTTGGCTGAACTTAAACAGAACGGAAATAAAAACTccagagttattccccttttgTTTAAGGGTTGCACTGAAGTTAATATTCCACAATGGTTGGAACACACGTATGTTTATACTTGGCCAGGGCAGTACAGAGACTTGTTATGGTGTCTAACAAAACCACACACAAGGATAAAACTACAATCACAGCGAAATCATAGCACGTCTACGTCACATGTTAACGGACCACACAGTATATAG
- the LOC134684882 gene encoding uncharacterized protein LOC134684882: MEMAVSTLRLTAEEKNYWKFCMLNVRVVPGALRSYFDGLIPPTYLATTINNYSSTILNLVTWKVINAAQLNILQRIPGTIWPSKVTPVPIGSTDTFSAHFDVTLMVCLLRNITLPGISQPVTGWDTLPNPNDICPGAYLARTKYYRNEIAHSTEHTLNTFDFQDKWKALSEAIKFFNGGSHPNDILDIWHCDLDGSHNGDVVTALSTEIDEIKRDLTLVEVENNQIKKDLKRTKLQLEDVRNNFAHYKRNTPPKRNLGW; encoded by the exons ATGGAAATGGCAGTGTCTACACTGAGACTTACGGCAGAAGAGAAAAACTACTGGAAGTTTTGCATGCTCAATGTCAGGGTTGTACCAGGTGCACTGCGCAGTTACTTTGACGGGCTAATACCACCTACATATTTAGCTACCACAATCAACAACTATTCATCAACGATTCTAAACCTTGTAACATGGAAAGTTATCAACGCTGCACAACTCAATATACTTCAGAGAATACCTGGAACAATATGGCCATCCAAAGTCACTCCAGTACCAATTGGATCTACAG ATACATTCTCCGCACATTTTGATGTGACATTGATGGTGTGCTTACTAAGGAACATAACATTACCAGGAATATCCCAACCAGTGACAGGATGGGATACTCTCCCTAACCCTAATGACATTTGTCCAGGGGCGTATTTAGCAAGAACAAAATACTATCGCAATGAGATAGCGCATTCAACTGAACACACATTGAATACATTTGACTTTCAGGATAAATGGAAAGCATTGAGTGAG GCAATCAAATTCTTTAATGGTGGGTCTCATCCTAACGACATTTTAGATATTTGGCATTGCGACCTGGATGGATCACATAATGGTGATGTTGTTACAGCCTTGTCTACTGAAATCGATGAAATCAAACGTGACCTGACTTTGGTTGAAGTcgaaaacaatcaaataaaaaaagacctCAAACGAACTAAATTACAACTTGAAGATGTTCGAAATAACTTTGCTCATTATAAGCGTAACACCccaccaaaaagaaatttagGTTGGTAA